The genomic region TGTATGAGAGGCATGGTGTTGGTGGGAGGTCACGTTGCTACTGCCCACAGACGACTCCTCCGTCAGCACCTCCTCCGCTACATGCTCCTCCGCTacatgttcctcctcctcctgggcTTCCCTAGTCTGGTGCTCCAGGGTCAGGGCCATGAAGTAGGACACAGTCTGGCCCCAGGCGGGGGGGTGGGGGCAGGGCTCCTCTGCTGAGAAGCGAATGAAGTcgtcctcctgcccagcgctagTGGTATTAGAAGGCACACTGTCCTGGTTGGTGTTGGCCTGCGTTTCTGACAGCGTTCCCTCCGTGGTGTCtgaggagcagcaggagcaggACTCTGAGGTGGAGGTGCATCCCGAGGAGGTGAAGCTGAGAGTGGGCAGGGGCAGGTCGAGGTCCACCCCTGCTGGTGGTCCGTGGAGATTACTGCCACTGTCCCGTTGCCTGTCCCTAGCCGCCCTTGGGACGTAGATGGCCTTGTCAGGGCGTTTGGCATTACCTCCACTCCGCTGGGCCAGGGGTCTGGGCTGGAGGTCCATTCTGCTGCTCTGCATCCCCATACCTCTCCTAGGAGCCTCATTGTAGAAACTGTCTGTGTTGCTTTCATCCCCCAGATCCAGCCTGGCACAGATAACACACTATACTAATGTCACCATGTAACGCTGTGAAATAAATGGGCAATAATTCACATTAAGATGCCCCTATACCATGTAGTTACTTTAGAACTACATTGGCAGCCAGACTTGGATCAATTTAATGTAGTGTGACCTGATAATATGGCATATGAATTTACCAGCTGTTTATCCAGGAAGTCCCATCGAGGTCAGAAGACTTATTTAACAAGATAGAACTCAATTTAAGACCTTGTGTGTGCTCTACCTGAGTTGCGAGTAGCAGACAACTACTCTGCGGCTCCAGCCCTCCCCCACGGAGAAGGTGGCGAGGTTACGGTGGTTCTCAGTGGTTTTGTGAATCAGGTAGCGAAGTCTGCTTGATAGAGGGGGGAAGAGTAGGgcactggggagggaggggacaaCACTCAAGCCAAAGCTTATTTAGGGTGACATCCAAGATGTGACTTTGGTGACATCAACTCAGATAGACTTTGATCACCTGTAGGTGCATTATGATCTGTGACACCTAGCTAAATGCAATTAATACACATTTACGTGAAATGGCGTTGACAGGGAATGTGTCCCACAAAAAAATGGACAAGCCCTCAACTTATGTTTGTGACAGAATGCAGGAAATGGCAGCTTaccttttctgtttctctctctgtaggtaaGCATCCAGTTCGTGCAGGACTGTGTGAACAAATTCATTTTCTTGCTTGGGAAGATAACAGCCATCGAAACAAGGAAACGCCAGGGTAGCGATGTTGGCACTTTGTAGCTGCAAAATAATAGTCTTTCATCATCAACGGTGGTGAGGCAGTTGACTCAGTGCGACAACCGTTCATATATATACAACTCAGTGTGGTTACAAAAACCAAATCCTACATCTAGCAAGCACTGTAAGACAACATTTCCAGAATTACGTTAAATTCGCTATCAGCTAAATCCCACATTTACAGGGGACGGTAGCTTTGTCCAATATTATATCCACTGCACTGCCCATACCAGGGTTCTCCATCCCGGTTCATTtgttaaacctttatttaactaggcaagtcagttaataacaaattcttattttcaatgagggcctatgaacagtgggttaactgcctgttcagggccagaacgacagattcgtaccttgtcagtaacctttcggttactagtccaacgctctaactaccaTGGAGCGCTACCCTCCTGTAGATTTTCCAGTTGTTATTGACCTGATTCATTTCataaaccagctaattattagaatcacgTGCGCAAGATTAAGGTTGGAGCGAAACACTACAGGACAGTcctccaagaacagggttggagatccCTGGCCCAGTGTTCCGTTGCtaagtttagctagctaactctgctatagctagctagcaaatgctGAACATAAGCTATTCAATCAAGCAGTTTCACTTATGCAATTATAAAATCTGACATTTTGTTCTAACCTTTAGTTTGGCAGTTAAAAAGATGCCCAAGTAATAAATTACCAAGAAAAAAAGTTGAGAAATTATTCCAAAGCACACAGCAAACGCTTGAAGAAAACGCAGCCAGCCCCTTCCAAATAATTATTGCAGGTTCCATCTCAGTGTAATTGTGCCCCCTTGCGAATAGGCGCAGAATGCATTCATAAACTATTTCATTATTGCTAACTAACGATGACTCGCTCCATTGATCGTAGGATATTGTTGACTAAATTAAAAATGTTATTCACTCATTTGCAGTTTGTCTAGCTGTGGTCACTGGTTatctagtaaaaaaaaaaatacaattatgtAATGTGAGCTATATTTAATTGAGTATGGCTTCACAGATTATTCAAGAAAATAGTTTATTTGTAGATCCACATTACATATAATAACAAGAACAAACAATAGATTGGCTTTTAATTCCTGTCTTGGGATTCAACGCATGCTCAAGGTTTCTGTGGTGGATTTGCGGTCAATAATTATTTACACATATTGGACAATATCAAGGATAGGGGGTAGTCTAGAAACTCCATAATTATGTTGAACCACAGTCAGGGTTGGAGTCACAATTCCTGTCAATTCACATTTAGTCAAGCTAAATAAATTAAAACTAGCTAATGTGAAAACCTGATTCTTATTGGCAATAACAGGCAACCTGTGTGCTTAAACACTGGCAAACTGTCACTATAGAACAGAAACCATAATACAAACCCACACAACGCTGCATACGAAACAAGTTCACATCAAATAGCCTACAAGGTGATCAAAAGTACACACACCAAATCAATATGTTATCTTCTgacaattatactgaacaaaattataaacgcaacatgtaaagtgttggttccatgtttcatgagctgaaataaaagatccatacaaaaaaaacatttctaattttgtgcacacatttgtttacatccctgttagtgagcatttctcctttgccaagttaatccagccacctgacacTTGTGACATATCAAGAcactgattaaacggcatgatcattacacaggggcACCTTGTGCGGGGGGTCAATAAAAGGCCACCAAAATATTGTCAAAACAATGCCACCAATGtctcaattggcatgctgactgcaggaatttacaccagagctgttgccaaataagTTAATGTTCAttcctctaccataagccgcctccaacattgtttgaagaatttggcagtacgtccaaccggcctcacaacatgtaaccacgccagccgaggccctccacatccggcttcttcacctacgggatcgtctgagaccagccacccggacagctgatgaaactgagaaaTATTTGTCTgttataaagccattttgtggagaaaaactcattctgattggctgggcttggctccccagtgggtgggcctatgccctcccaggcccacccatggatgcgcccctgcccagtcatgtgaaaaccaTAGAGTAGGGCctaattattttatttcaattgactgatttcattatatgaattgtaactcagtaattTTGTTGAAatagttgcatttatatttttgttcagtatacatacaaAAGGAGCAGCAACATTTTAGCTAAAGCTTATAGTTGGTTTTTGAGAAGTACAACTTAGAAGTACCTGAAGTAGCCAACCATAACTCAGAAAATgtgctgtgttactgtacatcGTTATCGTTTGTAAACTCCAGGAACGAGAATCCATGAGTTTGGAACATGCTAGCACTGCCCCATTCCCTCTCATTGTATTTGCTAAAGTAAACATCTGAATTGTGGCGGattacagtttctcctggcccataGACTACTGTCAAGTTAAGGAACCATTTGactaattatgtacattttggtgAAGCAGAGAGGATATTTTAAAACACAGGTTTAAAAACTGTGGGTGAAATATACCTTTAAGGGCTATTTGCATTGACCT from Oncorhynchus kisutch isolate 150728-3 linkage group LG5, Okis_V2, whole genome shotgun sequence harbors:
- the r3hcc1 gene encoding R3H and coiled-coil domain-containing protein 1 gives rise to the protein MGMQSSRMDLQPRPLAQRSGGNAKRPDKAIYVPRAARDRQRDSGSNLHGPPAGVDLDLPLPTLSFTSSGCTSTSESCSCCSSDTTEGTLSETQANTNQDSVPSNTTSAGQEDDFIRFSAEEPCPHPPAWGQTVSYFMALTLEHQTREAQEEEEHVAEEHVAEEVLTEESSVGSSNVTSHQHHASHTTPAKDAASDAVDFSQEIKAHLTETDVAIEHAHNDYSCFENVWINQDEFGHVIEIYDFPAMFKTGDLLDAFADYSDEGMKIKWVDNTHALGVFSSQSAALHALSIRHPLLKTCTLSDGSKKAKGKAIRRAEFIQPVKERPRTDSAVARRMVSRALGVQRDGTPSQRF